One region of Longimicrobium sp. genomic DNA includes:
- a CDS encoding 5-(carboxyamino)imidazole ribonucleotide synthase, with translation MTPILPGSTIGIVGGGQLGRMFALEARRMGYRVVVWDPAADSPAAALADESIIAPFHDADAALELARRSDVVTLEWENADVDTLRALEAVVPVRPGPGVLEVAQHRIREKDAARRLGVPTADYRAVGSLDDLHAALAEIGVPAVLKTARGGYDGKGQAVIRDPAEAEAAFRSVAPEGAELILEAFVRFRMEISVVCARGPGGEIACFPVGENEHRGGILHSTVAPARISPELAEEARRIACALAEGLEVVGLLAVEMFVGEDGVVRMNEIAPRPHNSGHYTWEACPVSQFEQQLRAVCGLPLGSADLLRPAAMVNLMGDDAGTGLGRAGTADVMAVPMAALHLYGKAESRPGRKMGHVTALGDTADEALERADRAWRALVNKVHTGALAPARR, from the coding sequence GTGACGCCGATCCTCCCCGGGTCCACCATCGGCATCGTGGGCGGCGGCCAGCTCGGGCGGATGTTCGCGCTGGAGGCGCGGCGGATGGGCTACCGCGTCGTCGTGTGGGACCCCGCCGCCGACTCCCCCGCCGCCGCCCTCGCCGACGAGTCCATCATCGCCCCCTTCCACGACGCTGATGCCGCGCTGGAGCTGGCCCGCCGCTCGGACGTGGTGACGCTGGAGTGGGAGAACGCGGACGTGGACACGCTACGCGCACTGGAGGCCGTCGTCCCCGTCCGCCCCGGCCCCGGCGTCCTGGAAGTGGCGCAGCACCGCATCCGCGAAAAGGATGCGGCCCGCCGCCTGGGCGTCCCCACCGCGGACTATCGCGCGGTCGGCTCGCTGGACGATCTGCACGCGGCGCTGGCGGAGATCGGCGTCCCCGCTGTGCTCAAGACGGCGCGCGGCGGCTACGATGGCAAGGGCCAGGCGGTGATCCGCGATCCCGCGGAGGCCGAAGCCGCCTTCCGATCCGTCGCGCCGGAGGGAGCGGAGCTGATCCTGGAGGCCTTCGTCCGCTTCCGCATGGAGATCTCGGTGGTCTGCGCGCGTGGGCCGGGCGGGGAGATCGCGTGCTTCCCCGTGGGTGAGAACGAGCACCGCGGCGGCATCCTCCACTCCACCGTCGCGCCGGCGCGCATCTCTCCCGAGCTGGCGGAAGAAGCGCGGCGGATCGCGTGCGCCCTGGCCGAGGGGCTGGAGGTGGTGGGGCTGCTGGCGGTGGAGATGTTCGTGGGCGAGGACGGCGTCGTGAGGATGAACGAGATCGCGCCGCGCCCGCACAATTCCGGGCACTACACCTGGGAGGCCTGCCCCGTGTCGCAGTTCGAGCAGCAGCTCCGCGCGGTGTGCGGGCTCCCGCTCGGCTCGGCCGATCTGCTGCGCCCGGCCGCCATGGTCAACCTGATGGGCGACGACGCCGGAACCGGGCTGGGGCGGGCGGGTACGGCTGATGTGATGGCGGTGCCGATGGCCGCCCTGCACCTGTACGGAAAGGCGGAGTCGCGCCCCGGCCGCAAGATGGGCCACGTGACGGCGCTGGGCGACACGGCCGACGAGGCGCTGGAGCGGGCGGACCGTGCCTGGCGGGCGCTGGTGAACAAGGTGCACACTGGAGCCCTTGCGCCGGCCCGCAGGTGA
- the purE gene encoding 5-(carboxyamino)imidazole ribonucleotide mutase — MSQPRVGIIMGSRSDRETMLEAARVLDELGIAYEMEVVSAHRTPDRMFAYAEAAEGRGLEVIVAGAGGAAHLPGMTAAKTVLPVIGVPVLSSTLNGVDSLLSIVQMPRGVPVATVAIGKAGAANAGLLAARILGTRDPEIRDRLRTFAERMAEDALREPEA; from the coding sequence ATGAGCCAGCCGCGCGTGGGGATCATCATGGGGAGCCGCTCGGACCGCGAGACGATGCTGGAAGCGGCCCGGGTACTGGATGAGCTGGGGATTGCCTACGAGATGGAGGTCGTCTCCGCCCACCGCACCCCGGACCGCATGTTCGCGTACGCCGAGGCGGCGGAGGGGCGCGGGCTGGAGGTGATCGTCGCCGGGGCAGGAGGGGCGGCGCACCTGCCCGGGATGACGGCGGCCAAGACGGTGCTTCCCGTGATCGGCGTCCCCGTCCTCTCCTCCACGCTCAACGGGGTGGACTCGCTCCTTTCCATCGTGCAGATGCCGCGCGGCGTCCCCGTCGCAACGGTGGCGATCGGCAAGGCGGGGGCGGCGAACGCGGGGCTCCTGGCCGCGCGCATCCTGGGAACGCGCGACCCCGAGATCCGCGACCGCCTGCGCACATTTGCCGAGCGCATGGCGGAGGACGCGCTGCGGGAGCCGGAAGCGTGA
- a CDS encoding nucleotide pyrophosphohydrolase, with protein MQIREVQQQVDEYISQFKEGYFPPLVNLARLTEEVGELARELNHRFGPKKKKADEPEGDVALELGDVVFVCVVLANQMGIDLDDAVARTLGKYRVRDANRWERKGDGGSRMKG; from the coding sequence ATGCAGATCCGCGAAGTCCAGCAGCAGGTCGACGAGTACATCTCGCAGTTCAAGGAAGGCTACTTCCCCCCGCTGGTGAACCTGGCCCGCCTCACCGAGGAGGTGGGCGAGCTTGCCCGCGAGCTGAACCACCGCTTCGGCCCGAAGAAGAAGAAGGCCGACGAGCCCGAGGGCGACGTCGCGCTGGAGCTGGGGGACGTGGTGTTCGTGTGCGTCGTCCTCGCGAACCAGATGGGGATCGACCTGGACGACGCCGTGGCGCGCACTCTCGGCAAGTACCGCGTGCGCGACGCCAACCGCTGGGAACGGAAAGGGGATGGGGGATCAAGGATGAAGGGATGA
- a CDS encoding sigma-54 dependent transcriptional regulator, with the protein MNPTIFIIDDDPDQVALVTAQLERSRRFVTKGFTRPEEALDEIRAEAPDAVVCDLVMPSMDGITFTRRVREFAPSLPVIIATARGTEGDAETALQAGATDFVTKPIEPKALETRIRRALEQVPAQELLTSVTAAKFDRHGIVGSHPLVQEVRNFVDQVASVGQISALLLGESGTGKNLVARAIHGASGQAARRFVEVNCAALPAQLLEAELFGYERGAFTDARQTKRGLVEVADGGTLLLDEIGSMPLELQAKLLSFLESRTFRRIGSTQEQSVTLRVVAATNVDLASDARAGRFREDLFYRLNVASQVLPSLRHIRSDIPEVARHFTKRAAEYFGKQVPAIDAAGVQRLQAHDWPGNARELRNVIERSMIFSRGPVMQIGELASAGAAPAAVTNALQVPRGLTLDEVERMYIESTLRDLGGSVSAAAEQLGISRKVLWQRRKKHGMPDVSL; encoded by the coding sequence ATGAATCCCACCATCTTCATCATCGACGACGACCCCGACCAGGTGGCGCTGGTGACCGCGCAGCTTGAGCGGAGCCGGCGCTTCGTCACCAAGGGGTTTACGCGGCCGGAGGAGGCGCTCGACGAGATCCGCGCCGAAGCACCCGACGCGGTGGTGTGCGACCTGGTGATGCCCTCGATGGACGGGATCACCTTTACGCGGCGCGTGCGGGAGTTCGCGCCGTCGCTCCCCGTCATCATCGCCACCGCGCGAGGAACGGAGGGGGATGCGGAGACGGCGCTGCAAGCCGGGGCCACGGACTTCGTCACCAAGCCCATCGAGCCCAAGGCGCTGGAGACGCGGATCCGCCGCGCCCTGGAGCAGGTGCCCGCCCAGGAGCTGCTCACCTCCGTCACGGCGGCGAAGTTCGACCGCCATGGCATCGTCGGCTCGCACCCGCTGGTGCAGGAGGTGAGGAACTTCGTGGACCAGGTGGCATCCGTGGGCCAGATCTCCGCGCTCCTCCTGGGCGAGAGCGGCACGGGGAAGAACCTGGTAGCGCGCGCAATCCACGGCGCCAGCGGGCAGGCCGCACGCCGCTTCGTGGAGGTCAACTGCGCCGCCCTCCCGGCCCAGCTCCTGGAGGCGGAGCTCTTCGGCTACGAGCGCGGCGCCTTCACAGACGCACGCCAGACCAAGCGCGGGCTGGTGGAAGTCGCCGACGGCGGGACGCTGCTGCTGGACGAGATCGGGTCAATGCCGCTGGAGCTGCAGGCCAAGCTCCTCTCCTTCCTGGAGAGCCGCACCTTTCGGCGCATCGGCTCCACGCAGGAGCAGTCGGTGACGCTGCGCGTGGTGGCCGCCACCAACGTGGACCTCGCATCCGACGCGCGCGCCGGGCGCTTCCGCGAGGACCTCTTCTACCGGCTGAACGTGGCCTCGCAGGTCCTCCCCTCGCTGCGCCACATCCGCTCGGACATCCCGGAGGTCGCGCGGCACTTCACCAAGCGCGCCGCGGAGTACTTCGGCAAGCAGGTGCCCGCCATCGACGCGGCGGGGGTGCAGCGGCTGCAGGCACACGACTGGCCGGGGAACGCGCGCGAGCTGCGCAACGTCATCGAGAGGTCGATGATCTTTTCGCGCGGCCCCGTGATGCAGATCGGCGAGCTGGCGTCCGCGGGTGCCGCGCCGGCTGCGGTCACCAACGCGCTCCAGGTGCCCCGCGGGCTCACGCTGGACGAGGTGGAGCGGATGTACATCGAGTCGACCCTGCGTGACCTGGGCGGCAGCGTCAGCGCCGCCGCCGAGCAGCTCGGCATCTCGCGGAAAGTGCTGTGGCAGCGAAGGAAGAAGCACGGCATGCCGGACGTCAGCCTGTGA
- a CDS encoding hybrid sensor histidine kinase/response regulator: MSAPQSAVAHDEIAELRARLAEAERVAEARARVVGHVAHEFRTPLSSILGFAALLAADDREVSPERRREYVDIIHRSARHLLHVVNDILNLTKVEAGTLEVTLVAVHAGQVAAAVVDSLHTVAADRGITLRLSDGGAPLALADAGRLRQVLLNLMDNAIKYSASGTEVEVSVREDGGEVCLDVRDEGPGLTEADQELIFREFSRIHHPGTRVSGAGLGLALAKDLTEAMGGRIGVRSRVGAGSTFWIALPQADASARPAAAPALPLAQRDTRGESVAVVDDDEDIRAFVAAVLERSGYTVHADDGCAGVAERLVSARPLAVLLDLNLTDRTGAEVLRELRARDELRRTPVLAFTAAVGEADRAGALAAGFDGHVAKPVEPDQLVARVDDAVAEARRRAAAPAPPPTPADTSEDEFWGPLRARFRAGLPARLADLEAALAAGDAQAVRRHLHKLRGTSAGYGFTELSHLAGAAEDALRAGVPLADAPEVAAAVEALRGEV, from the coding sequence GTGAGCGCCCCGCAGAGCGCCGTGGCGCACGACGAGATCGCGGAGCTGCGCGCCCGCCTGGCGGAGGCGGAGCGCGTGGCCGAGGCGCGCGCCCGCGTCGTAGGCCACGTGGCGCACGAGTTCCGCACGCCGCTCAGCTCCATCCTGGGCTTCGCCGCCCTCCTCGCCGCCGACGATCGCGAGGTGAGCCCCGAGCGGCGGCGCGAGTACGTCGACATCATCCACCGCAGCGCGCGCCACCTCCTGCACGTCGTCAACGACATCCTCAACCTCACCAAGGTCGAGGCGGGGACGCTGGAGGTGACGCTGGTCGCCGTCCACGCGGGGCAGGTCGCCGCGGCGGTGGTGGACTCGCTGCACACCGTCGCCGCCGACCGCGGGATCACGCTGCGCCTCTCGGACGGCGGCGCTCCCCTGGCGCTGGCGGACGCGGGGCGGCTGCGGCAGGTGCTGCTGAACCTGATGGACAACGCCATCAAGTACTCCGCTTCCGGCACCGAGGTGGAGGTGTCGGTGCGCGAGGATGGCGGCGAGGTGTGCCTGGACGTGCGGGACGAGGGCCCCGGGCTCACCGAGGCCGACCAGGAGCTGATCTTCCGCGAGTTCTCGCGCATTCACCACCCGGGCACGCGGGTGTCGGGGGCGGGGCTGGGGCTGGCGCTCGCAAAGGACCTCACCGAGGCGATGGGTGGCCGCATCGGGGTGCGCTCGCGCGTGGGCGCGGGGAGCACCTTCTGGATCGCGCTCCCCCAGGCGGACGCCTCCGCCCGCCCGGCCGCCGCCCCTGCGCTCCCCCTCGCCCAGCGCGACACCCGCGGCGAGTCGGTGGCCGTGGTGGACGACGACGAGGACATCCGCGCCTTCGTGGCCGCCGTGCTGGAGCGCTCCGGCTACACCGTGCACGCCGACGACGGCTGCGCCGGCGTGGCGGAGCGGCTGGTCTCCGCGCGCCCGCTCGCCGTGCTCCTGGACCTGAACCTCACCGACCGCACCGGCGCCGAGGTGCTCCGCGAGCTCCGCGCGCGCGACGAGCTGCGCCGCACCCCAGTGCTCGCCTTCACCGCCGCCGTGGGCGAGGCGGACCGCGCGGGCGCCCTGGCGGCCGGCTTCGACGGGCACGTCGCCAAGCCGGTGGAGCCGGACCAGCTCGTCGCTCGCGTGGACGACGCCGTGGCCGAGGCCCGCCGCCGCGCCGCCGCCCCCGCGCCGCCCCCCACCCCCGCCGACACGTCGGAGGACGAGTTCTGGGGCCCGCTCCGCGCCCGCTTCCGTGCCGGCCTCCCCGCGCGCCTCGCCGACCTGGAGGCCGCCCTCGCGGCGGGAGACGCGCAGGCGGTGCGGCGCCACCTCCACAAGCTGCGCGGCACCTCCGCCGGCTACGGCTTCACCGAGCTCTCCCACCTCGCAGGCGCCGCCGAAGACGCCCTTCGCGCCGGCGTCCCGCTGGCGGACGCGCCGGAGGTGGCGGCGGCGGTGGAGGCGCTGCGGGGGGAGGTGTGA
- a CDS encoding response regulator — MPQAFRIAFADDDPDQGYLLSSVLRCRGFEVLPFASGDDLLGWAERDSGRADAVLLDNDMPGRDGVECCRALRTLPAFASVPIAFVTGSRAPELHSRAHDAGARQVIDKDETMLERLVLWLDESLSGPR; from the coding sequence ATGCCGCAAGCTTTTCGCATCGCGTTCGCCGACGACGACCCGGACCAGGGGTACCTGCTCTCATCGGTGCTGCGCTGCCGCGGGTTCGAGGTGCTCCCCTTCGCCAGCGGCGACGACCTGCTGGGGTGGGCCGAGCGAGACAGCGGCCGCGCCGACGCCGTGCTGCTGGACAACGACATGCCCGGCCGCGACGGCGTGGAGTGCTGCCGCGCCCTGCGCACCCTCCCCGCGTTCGCGAGCGTGCCCATTGCGTTCGTCACCGGGTCGCGCGCGCCGGAGCTCCACTCGCGCGCCCACGACGCCGGCGCGCGGCAGGTGATCGACAAGGACGAGACGATGCTGGAGCGGCTGGTCCTCTGGCTCGACGAGTCGCTGAGTGGACCGCGCTGA
- a CDS encoding patatin-like phospholipase family protein — translation MTELSRLAVPPAEPSNGPYTPLGPIGLSLSGGGYRAAGFHLGVLGLLSEVGLLRNVAALSTVSGGTIVGMKWVVSLLDGVAFDEFRERFRAWLTATNVVREALGRLTSHPRGDVRSNPSLIRCAAAVYAAPNFLGDRRLGEVLDGEGIPAEIIFNSTEFRSGLDFRFRRSRNPDVRVGNGNFPVPHDVAAQVRLADVVAASSCFPGGFEPILFPDEFHWAPGVLERVRQELGTKFEPALPLMDGGIYDNQGVESVVRANEHGEADTLLISDTNTRQAALYVTPPAPRRGWFTLRMAAWAGRLLFVLAAASVAALGVHAWRERSGNGWQWQDILVYVVPGILCIATIAALIEARRTALEVRTRLRTQVQIAHAWKDLRDLTLTEAMVLVELRALSLLSLTSNVFMKRVRGLVQASVFGNPRYEKKRAMVLLYGLDEPHPKLYGEVPWLRPSQQLVDAVRRVDTMSTTLWFDSPGQLPTLERVGAATATFSLLRLIVERHGPDGGPAGSPVRELFDRLRGKWDGYNATA, via the coding sequence ATGACGGAACTCTCTCGGCTCGCTGTACCGCCGGCCGAACCGTCCAACGGCCCGTACACCCCCCTCGGCCCCATCGGCCTCTCGCTCTCCGGCGGGGGGTACCGGGCGGCGGGGTTCCACCTGGGGGTGCTGGGGCTGCTGAGCGAGGTGGGGCTGCTGCGCAATGTGGCCGCGCTCTCCACCGTCTCGGGCGGGACGATCGTGGGGATGAAGTGGGTCGTGTCGCTGCTGGACGGGGTGGCGTTCGACGAGTTCCGCGAGCGGTTCCGCGCGTGGCTGACGGCCACCAACGTGGTGCGTGAGGCGCTGGGGCGGCTCACGTCGCACCCGCGCGGGGATGTGCGCTCCAATCCGAGCCTGATCCGCTGCGCCGCGGCCGTCTACGCCGCACCCAACTTCCTGGGCGACCGGCGCCTGGGCGAGGTGCTCGACGGCGAAGGGATCCCGGCCGAGATCATCTTCAACTCCACCGAGTTCCGCAGCGGCCTCGATTTCCGCTTCCGCCGCAGCCGCAATCCTGACGTGAGGGTCGGCAACGGCAACTTCCCGGTGCCGCACGACGTGGCCGCGCAGGTCAGGCTGGCGGACGTGGTGGCAGCATCGTCGTGCTTCCCCGGGGGCTTTGAGCCGATCCTCTTCCCCGACGAGTTCCATTGGGCGCCGGGCGTGCTGGAGCGCGTCCGGCAAGAGCTGGGGACGAAGTTCGAGCCGGCGCTCCCGCTGATGGACGGCGGCATCTACGACAACCAGGGGGTGGAGAGCGTCGTCCGCGCGAACGAGCACGGCGAGGCCGACACCCTGCTGATCTCCGACACCAACACGCGGCAGGCGGCGCTGTATGTCACCCCTCCCGCGCCACGCCGCGGATGGTTCACGCTGCGGATGGCTGCATGGGCCGGGCGGCTGCTCTTTGTGCTGGCGGCAGCATCGGTGGCGGCGCTGGGGGTGCACGCGTGGCGGGAGCGGAGCGGGAACGGATGGCAGTGGCAGGACATCCTGGTGTACGTGGTGCCGGGGATCCTGTGCATCGCCACCATCGCGGCGCTGATCGAGGCGCGGCGGACGGCGCTGGAGGTACGGACGCGCCTGCGCACGCAGGTGCAGATCGCCCACGCCTGGAAAGACCTGCGCGATCTGACGCTCACCGAGGCCATGGTCCTGGTGGAGTTGCGCGCGCTGTCTCTGCTCTCCCTCACCTCCAACGTGTTCATGAAGCGGGTGAGGGGGCTGGTTCAGGCCAGCGTCTTCGGCAACCCGCGTTACGAGAAGAAGCGGGCGATGGTGCTGCTGTACGGCCTCGACGAGCCCCACCCGAAGCTGTACGGCGAGGTCCCCTGGCTGCGCCCCTCGCAGCAGCTGGTGGACGCGGTGCGCCGCGTTGACACGATGTCCACCACTCTCTGGTTCGACTCCCCCGGGCAGCTCCCCACGCTGGAGCGCGTCGGCGCGGCCACGGCCACCTTCTCGCTCCTGCGCCTCATCGTGGAGCGGCACGGCCCCGATGGCGGCCCGGCCGGCTCGCCGGTCCGCGAGCTATTCGACCGGTTGCGCGGCAAGTGGGACGGCTACAACGCTACCGCCTGA
- a CDS encoding AAA family ATPase — protein MLASMALKNFTSFKEATFEFAPGLNVFVGENGTGKTHALKLAYSAIYVLARGAAHVAVSRPSRTHLQSSIAQKLVAVFRPDDLGRLARRDRRGRQRSTVACRFDQPVHDFDFSFSTISKEEVLIDKTPSAWIDRLPVYLPTRELLTLYPGFVSLYETSYLPFDETWRDTSVLLGAPLARGPRERQIKALLEPLEKAMQGKVETDKAGRFYLNSNGVSMEIHLVAEGLRKLAMIARLIATGSLVDKGFLFWDEPESNLNPKTIKVIARTILHLANSGIQVFIATHSLFLLREISILLQSNDFSGTATRFIGLHRNVSGVVVDQGRTADDIGHIDALEEELSQSDRYMDAEVG, from the coding sequence ATGCTTGCTTCCATGGCGCTGAAGAACTTCACTTCCTTCAAAGAGGCGACGTTTGAGTTCGCGCCAGGACTCAACGTGTTCGTAGGAGAGAACGGAACCGGAAAGACCCACGCTCTCAAGCTCGCGTACTCCGCGATCTACGTGCTCGCGCGGGGTGCCGCGCACGTCGCGGTGTCTCGCCCAAGCAGAACACATCTCCAGAGCAGCATCGCCCAGAAGCTTGTGGCGGTGTTTCGTCCAGACGACCTCGGTCGGCTCGCACGAAGAGATCGGCGAGGGCGGCAGCGCTCTACCGTTGCGTGCCGCTTCGACCAGCCTGTACACGATTTCGACTTCTCGTTCAGCACGATCAGCAAAGAGGAGGTATTGATCGACAAGACACCGTCCGCTTGGATTGACCGGCTGCCCGTGTATCTCCCCACCCGCGAACTCCTCACACTCTATCCAGGTTTCGTTTCGCTGTACGAAACGAGCTATCTTCCCTTTGACGAGACATGGCGAGACACCAGCGTTCTCCTCGGCGCGCCGCTAGCCCGAGGCCCCAGGGAGCGGCAGATTAAGGCGCTTCTCGAGCCGCTCGAAAAGGCGATGCAAGGCAAGGTGGAGACGGACAAAGCCGGAAGGTTTTATCTGAACTCCAACGGTGTGAGCATGGAGATCCACCTCGTTGCGGAAGGCCTACGAAAGCTCGCGATGATCGCCAGGCTGATCGCGACCGGGTCGCTCGTAGACAAGGGGTTTCTCTTTTGGGACGAGCCGGAATCGAATTTGAATCCGAAGACGATCAAGGTGATCGCTCGTACAATTCTTCACCTTGCCAACAGCGGTATCCAGGTATTCATCGCCACGCACAGTTTGTTTCTGCTGCGGGAGATCAGCATACTCCTCCAATCCAATGATTTCAGCGGAACGGCCACGCGCTTCATCGGGCTCCACCGCAACGTGAGTGGCGTAGTAGTCGATCAGGGACGCACAGCAGACGACATTGGGCACATCGACGCGCTGGAAGAGGAGCTGAGTCAATCTGACCGTTACATGGACGCCGAGGTCGGTTGA
- a CDS encoding class I SAM-dependent methyltransferase: MTQYDTIALDYQKISAAVPLRDAEWYSLRLRLGDLTGLSVLDLACGDGMGTRLIKRWGAARVVGVDISPQMIALAQQQEDAQPLGIEYRVADAATLGAIGPFDRVAAAYLLHYAESRERLHQMAQTVYDNLAPGQPFVASIANPLRPPQPVVDHRKYGFSFRLLDETLNEGANLRGTLFLGEKTVEFDFYWWPWEVYEEAFRSAGFCSCKIEPFLIPPDSEHKRGQGFWDEYLAAPSAMHVLCEK, encoded by the coding sequence GTGACACAGTACGACACCATCGCCCTCGACTATCAGAAGATCTCCGCCGCCGTGCCGCTCCGGGACGCCGAGTGGTACTCGCTGCGCCTCCGCCTCGGTGACCTCACCGGTCTCTCCGTCCTGGACCTGGCCTGCGGCGACGGAATGGGCACTCGCCTCATCAAGCGGTGGGGGGCTGCGCGCGTGGTGGGCGTCGACATCTCACCGCAGATGATCGCGCTTGCGCAGCAACAGGAGGATGCGCAGCCTCTCGGCATCGAGTACCGTGTCGCGGATGCCGCGACGCTGGGTGCAATCGGCCCGTTTGATCGTGTCGCGGCCGCGTACCTCCTGCACTATGCGGAGAGCCGCGAGCGACTGCACCAGATGGCGCAGACGGTCTACGACAACCTCGCGCCTGGCCAGCCCTTCGTGGCGAGCATCGCCAATCCGCTCCGGCCGCCGCAACCCGTCGTCGACCACCGCAAATACGGCTTCAGCTTCCGCCTCCTGGACGAAACCCTCAACGAGGGCGCAAACCTCCGCGGCACGCTGTTCCTCGGTGAGAAAACGGTGGAGTTCGACTTCTACTGGTGGCCCTGGGAAGTGTACGAGGAGGCATTCCGAAGCGCGGGATTTTGCTCGTGCAAAATCGAGCCTTTCCTGATCCCTCCAGATTCGGAACACAAGCGCGGTCAGGGCTTCTGGGACGAATACCTCGCCGCACCCTCTGCGATGCACGTCCTCTGCGAGAAGTAA
- a CDS encoding plasmid pRiA4b ORF-3 family protein: MPPRNRTELPARRGRKPTPRLLQLRIALAEIEPPIWRRVRVPDAYTLHQLHRVIQMAFGWLDYHLYSFEIGERRFEAPHEDAEDEDSTAVRLRDLGLGNGARFTYTYDFGDDWVHEIDVEGVSIAAPMDDQMLPELDAGDRAGPPEDCGGPHGYAEMLQALADPHHPEHKTYLLWSGDYDPERFDVRTTRNNLALAAAWGAI; this comes from the coding sequence ATGCCACCTCGAAATCGTACTGAACTACCCGCGCGCCGTGGCCGCAAGCCCACACCGCGCCTGCTGCAGCTCCGCATCGCTCTGGCGGAGATCGAGCCGCCGATCTGGCGCCGCGTACGCGTGCCGGACGCATACACGCTCCACCAGCTGCACCGTGTGATCCAGATGGCGTTCGGATGGCTGGACTACCACCTGTACAGCTTCGAGATCGGCGAGCGCCGCTTCGAAGCGCCCCACGAGGATGCGGAAGACGAAGATTCGACGGCCGTGCGGCTGCGCGACCTGGGGCTGGGCAACGGCGCGCGGTTCACCTACACGTACGACTTCGGCGACGACTGGGTGCACGAGATCGATGTGGAGGGCGTGTCCATCGCCGCGCCGATGGACGATCAGATGCTCCCGGAGCTGGACGCGGGGGACCGCGCAGGACCGCCCGAGGACTGCGGCGGACCGCACGGCTATGCGGAGATGCTCCAAGCCCTCGCAGATCCGCATCACCCGGAGCACAAGACCTATCTCCTCTGGTCGGGCGACTACGATCCCGAACGGTTCGACGTGCGCACCACCCGCAACAATCTGGCGCTGGCCGCGGCGTGGGGCGCCATCTGA